Proteins encoded together in one Planctopirus ephydatiae window:
- the glsA gene encoding glutaminase A translates to MLLGRMKSAAAPIRDILKDLHTRLVANYEGKIADYIPELSAASPDSFGIALCTTDGQIVEYGDYKTSFTIQSVSKPFMFGLVIGDHGLDHVLSKVGVEPTGEAFNSIVLDEVSNRPFNPMVNSGAIATADLVKGKDYPERVKRMLEMFSRYSGREVFVDNTVFMSERMTGHRNRAMAHLMRNFDMMSEKFEEALELYFQQCSILVNAHDLSVMGATLANGGLNPLTKIRAIESENVKYLLSIMMSCGMYDYAGEWAFRVGIPAKSGVAGGIVAVVPGVLGIGLYSPLLDIKGNSVRGVKACQELSQKFSLHAFESSAAASKILELFSFKKR, encoded by the coding sequence ATGCTGCTGGGGCGGATGAAATCTGCCGCAGCTCCAATTCGCGATATCTTAAAAGATCTTCATACAAGGCTCGTTGCCAACTATGAAGGAAAAATTGCGGATTATATTCCAGAGTTGTCGGCAGCCAGCCCTGATTCCTTTGGAATCGCACTTTGCACGACGGATGGACAGATCGTCGAGTATGGCGACTATAAAACGTCATTTACAATTCAATCTGTGTCAAAACCTTTCATGTTTGGCCTGGTCATTGGGGATCACGGCCTTGATCATGTCTTGTCTAAAGTTGGTGTAGAACCAACTGGGGAAGCTTTTAATTCCATTGTCCTCGATGAGGTTTCGAATCGGCCATTTAATCCTATGGTCAATTCCGGGGCGATTGCTACGGCTGATCTTGTCAAAGGGAAAGATTACCCGGAGCGGGTCAAACGTATGTTGGAGATGTTCAGCCGTTATAGTGGTCGGGAAGTCTTTGTTGATAACACAGTCTTTATGTCTGAGAGAATGACAGGTCATCGAAATCGGGCGATGGCCCATCTTATGCGAAACTTTGATATGATGAGTGAGAAGTTCGAGGAAGCGCTTGAACTTTACTTTCAGCAGTGCTCGATTCTCGTTAATGCGCATGATCTTTCGGTGATGGGGGCCACACTGGCCAATGGCGGACTGAATCCGTTAACAAAGATCAGGGCCATTGAAAGCGAAAATGTTAAATATCTGCTGAGTATCATGATGTCGTGTGGAATGTATGACTATGCGGGGGAGTGGGCCTTTCGCGTAGGGATTCCCGCCAAAAGTGGCGTGGCAGGTGGGATCGTCGCTGTGGTTCCGGGAGTGCTGGGCATCGGGCTTTATTCGCCATTGCTGGATATCAAAGGGAACAGCGTGCGTGGTGTGAAAGCCTGTCAGGAGCTGTCTCAAAAATTTTCTCTGCATGCCTTTGAATCATCTGCGGCGGCTTCAAAGATCCTCGAACTCTTCTCATTCAAGAAGCGGTAA
- a CDS encoding MinD/ParA family ATP-binding protein, protein MAKIISTHSFRGGTGKSNTTANLATLIAKAGYRVGVIDTDIQSPGIHVVFQFDQKKAKYSLNDYLWGRCSIRDAAYDITEQCIGNVVPDAERPRLYIIPSSLNSGEIARILREGYDVAKLNDGLQELISALDLDYLLIDTHPGVNEETLLSIAISDVLVLILRPDNQDFQGTAVTVELARRLDIPELLVVVNKVPEGVDENLIIEQVENGYQAEVAVMLPLNNEMSRLGSCGLFTNHYPDHPFTQGLKTLAERIIKSQK, encoded by the coding sequence TTGGCAAAGATTATTTCGACGCATTCCTTCCGCGGAGGTACAGGCAAATCGAACACCACAGCGAACCTGGCCACGCTGATTGCGAAAGCAGGGTATCGAGTGGGTGTGATTGATACTGATATTCAATCGCCGGGAATTCATGTTGTCTTCCAGTTCGACCAGAAGAAGGCCAAATACTCACTGAATGACTATCTCTGGGGACGCTGCAGTATTCGCGATGCGGCTTACGATATCACCGAGCAATGTATCGGAAATGTGGTACCTGACGCAGAACGGCCAAGACTTTATATTATTCCGTCGAGCCTCAATAGCGGTGAAATTGCCCGCATCTTGAGAGAAGGCTACGACGTCGCCAAATTGAATGATGGATTGCAGGAACTGATTTCAGCTCTTGATCTAGATTACCTGCTCATTGATACCCACCCGGGTGTAAATGAAGAGACTTTATTGTCGATTGCTATCTCTGATGTGCTGGTACTTATCCTTCGGCCTGACAATCAGGATTTTCAAGGAACAGCAGTGACCGTTGAGCTCGCTCGGCGTCTGGATATCCCTGAACTGCTCGTCGTTGTGAATAAAGTTCCTGAAGGTGTCGATGAGAATTTGATCATCGAACAGGTTGAAAATGGCTATCAGGCCGAAGTCGCCGTCATGCTACCACTGAATAATGAAATGTCGCGTTTAGGAAGCTGTGGGCTGTTTACCAATCATTATCCTGATCATCCCTTTACTCAAGGTTTGAAAACACTCGCTGAGCGAATCATTAAATCGCAGAAATAA
- a CDS encoding 2-phosphosulfolactate phosphatase, with amino-acid sequence MTRSLFVHLVPQLFDPEEVQGGVVVILDILRASTTIIHALENGAHGVIPVADVEQARVVGSRLTAEQALLGGEREGLLIPGFDLDNNPLAYTRHVVAGKKIVFTTTNGTAALERAKAAREILIGAFVNLSAVVDKLYASTGPVHLVCAGTRGKVTLEDALCAGGIAWKLLEKDQQDLFDRTDDQLQLVLDAYRNRTKDSATFRRAMRSSFGGRNCVRLGFDLQIDRAATIDLFKSVPVFDATTGTITS; translated from the coding sequence ATGACTCGATCACTCTTTGTTCATCTTGTGCCGCAGTTGTTTGATCCTGAGGAGGTTCAAGGCGGTGTCGTTGTCATTCTCGACATCTTACGTGCCTCGACGACGATCATTCATGCCTTGGAGAATGGTGCCCACGGGGTGATCCCTGTGGCTGACGTCGAGCAGGCTCGAGTGGTGGGTTCCAGGTTGACCGCCGAACAGGCTCTTCTGGGGGGAGAACGAGAGGGGTTGCTGATTCCCGGTTTTGACCTTGATAACAACCCCTTAGCCTACACACGTCATGTTGTGGCCGGTAAGAAGATTGTCTTTACAACCACCAATGGCACTGCCGCGCTTGAGCGTGCAAAAGCTGCCCGAGAAATATTAATTGGAGCTTTTGTGAATTTGTCCGCAGTGGTCGACAAACTCTATGCGAGCACCGGACCTGTGCACCTGGTCTGTGCAGGTACTCGAGGGAAGGTGACTCTTGAAGATGCCTTGTGTGCCGGTGGAATTGCGTGGAAGCTGCTGGAGAAAGACCAGCAGGATCTGTTTGACCGGACGGATGACCAGCTTCAACTTGTGCTGGATGCGTACCGGAATCGCACTAAAGATTCCGCCACTTTTCGAAGAGCGATGAGATCCAGTTTTGGTGGCCGCAATTGCGTCCGGCTGGGATTTGATTTGCAAATCGACCGGGCAGCCACAATCGATCTGTTCAAGAGCGTGCCGGTGTTTGACGCAACAACCGGAACTATCACGAGTTAG
- a CDS encoding iron-sulfur cluster assembly scaffold protein encodes MADRLDELYDDYILDHFESPYHCGKLECPSCAHADKNPLCGDQIRLELKLDGSTVEEAWFQGRGCAISQAGASILCEHIEGKTLEELRDMQGQDMLDLLKVPLTASRQKCGLLAFKVLKTLVYAQDEHESDLPSRPVSIHPR; translated from the coding sequence GTGGCGGATCGACTGGATGAGTTGTACGACGACTATATTCTCGATCATTTTGAGTCTCCCTATCATTGTGGGAAACTCGAGTGTCCCAGTTGCGCTCATGCCGATAAGAACCCGCTTTGTGGCGATCAAATCAGGCTGGAATTGAAGCTCGATGGATCGACCGTCGAAGAAGCGTGGTTTCAGGGACGCGGCTGTGCCATCAGTCAGGCGGGTGCGTCAATTCTTTGTGAGCACATCGAGGGAAAAACACTGGAAGAACTGCGGGACATGCAAGGTCAGGACATGCTTGACCTTCTGAAAGTTCCACTGACTGCCAGTCGCCAGAAGTGTGGACTGCTGGCCTTCAAGGTTCTCAAGACTCTGGTTTACGCCCAAGATGAACATGAAAGCGATCTGCCGAGTCGTCCGGTGTCGATCCATCCTCGCTAA